A region from the Bacillus sp. Marseille-P3661 genome encodes:
- a CDS encoding ACT domain-containing protein, whose translation MNKRRAVVSVIGKDQVGIIAKVTNVLADNAVNILDISQTILQDFFTMMMLVDVSEIENLDTLQKQFDTISKEMGLKINIQLEEIFQAMHRV comes from the coding sequence ATGAACAAACGACGTGCTGTTGTAAGTGTAATAGGCAAGGACCAAGTTGGGATTATAGCAAAAGTAACAAATGTCTTGGCAGATAATGCTGTCAATATACTTGATATAAGTCAAACTATACTGCAGGACTTTTTCACAATGATGATGCTTGTCGATGTATCAGAAATTGAAAACCTCGATACCCTTCAAAAACAATTCGATACCATTAGCAAAGAGATGGGACTCAAAATTAATATACAACTTGAAGAAATATTCCAAGCGATGCATCGCGTTTAA